A genomic window from Micromonospora sp. WMMA1947 includes:
- a CDS encoding glycoside hydrolase family 9 protein produces the protein MTRSRRRLAALAATTLALTGLTAGPASAEVPPDAPEQLRNGDFSAGVSPWFSYGTGDLAVVDGRLCTSVAAGTANPWDAGIGQDAVPLTQGAEYELSFDVSATPGAPLKAVLQLGSAPYTTYASVDATATGTAQRVTTTFTSPADNPTAQLIFQIGGSAQAQTFCLDNVSLRGGEPAPPYEPDTGPRVRVNQVGYLPGGPKHATVVTEATDALPWQLKAAGGTVVASGETTPRGTDAASAQNVQTVDFSAYRTPGTGYTLTVDGETSHPFDISGALYDRLRSDSLQFFYAQRSGIEIDGDLIGEEYARPAGHLGVAPNQGDTDVPCKAGVCDYSLDVRGGWYDAGDHGKYVVNGGIATYQLLSTFERTKTAETADGGAALGDSTLRLPERGNDVPDVLDEARWELEFLLRMQVPAGKPLAGMVHHKIHDRNWTGLPLQPEDDPEPRELHAPSTAATLNLAAVAAQCQRLYAPYDAAFAARCGTAAKTAYAAAKANPAIYAPASDSTGGGAYDDTNVSDEFYWAAAELWLTTGDKAYLADVTGSPLHTADVFAPNGAFGWQSVAALGRMDLATVPNTLPAAEKTRIRESITAAADSYLATIAGQAYGLPFPGSADAYVWGSNSNLVNNAIVLATAFDLSRDAKYRDGAVQAADYLFGRNALNMSYVTGWGEQHARNQHSRIFGHQLNPDLPRPPAGSLAGGPNAALQDPFAASLLAGCAPMFCFVDDINSYATNEVAINWNSALAWLASFLADQGDAGAVPAPSCAVTYTTHGSWPSGFTTQVTVRNTGTTAVNGWSLRWAFLGDQKVDHAWSAQLGQSGATVTAKNMSWNAKLAPGASTTFGFNGTASRFPNPDPGLVTLNGKACTVS, from the coding sequence GTGACCCGATCCCGTCGTCGGCTCGCCGCACTCGCGGCCACCACGCTGGCGCTCACCGGCCTCACCGCCGGCCCGGCGAGCGCCGAGGTGCCGCCGGACGCCCCCGAACAACTTCGAAACGGCGACTTCAGCGCCGGCGTCTCCCCCTGGTTCTCCTACGGCACCGGCGACCTCGCGGTCGTCGACGGCCGCCTCTGCACCTCCGTCGCGGCGGGCACCGCCAACCCGTGGGACGCCGGCATCGGCCAGGACGCGGTGCCGCTGACCCAGGGCGCCGAGTACGAACTGTCCTTCGACGTCTCCGCGACCCCCGGCGCCCCCCTCAAGGCGGTGCTCCAGCTCGGCAGCGCCCCCTACACCACGTACGCCAGCGTCGACGCCACAGCCACCGGCACCGCGCAGCGCGTCACCACCACGTTCACCTCACCGGCCGACAACCCCACCGCCCAGCTGATCTTCCAGATCGGCGGCAGCGCCCAGGCGCAGACGTTCTGCCTGGACAACGTGTCGCTGCGCGGCGGGGAGCCGGCACCTCCGTACGAGCCGGACACCGGTCCCCGGGTCCGGGTCAACCAGGTCGGCTACCTGCCCGGCGGGCCGAAGCACGCCACCGTGGTCACCGAGGCCACCGACGCGCTGCCGTGGCAGCTGAAGGCGGCCGGCGGCACCGTGGTGGCCAGCGGCGAGACCACGCCGCGCGGCACCGACGCCGCCTCGGCGCAGAACGTGCAGACGGTCGACTTCTCCGCGTACCGCACGCCGGGCACCGGCTACACGCTGACCGTGGACGGCGAGACCAGCCACCCGTTCGACATCTCCGGCGCGCTCTACGACCGGCTGCGCTCCGACTCGCTGCAGTTCTTCTACGCCCAGCGCAGCGGCATCGAGATCGACGGCGACCTGATCGGCGAGGAGTACGCCCGCCCGGCCGGCCACCTCGGCGTCGCGCCCAACCAGGGTGACACCGACGTGCCGTGCAAGGCCGGCGTCTGCGACTACTCGCTGGACGTACGCGGCGGCTGGTACGACGCGGGCGACCACGGCAAGTACGTCGTCAACGGCGGCATCGCCACCTACCAGCTCCTGAGCACGTTCGAGCGGACCAAGACCGCCGAGACCGCCGACGGCGGCGCCGCCCTGGGCGACTCCACGCTGCGGCTGCCCGAGCGCGGCAACGACGTGCCGGACGTGCTCGACGAGGCGCGCTGGGAGCTGGAGTTCCTGCTGCGTATGCAGGTGCCCGCGGGCAAGCCGCTGGCCGGGATGGTCCACCACAAGATCCACGACCGGAACTGGACCGGCCTGCCGCTGCAGCCCGAGGACGACCCGGAGCCGCGTGAGCTGCACGCGCCGTCCACCGCCGCCACGCTGAACCTGGCCGCCGTCGCCGCGCAGTGCCAGCGGCTGTACGCCCCGTACGACGCCGCGTTCGCCGCGCGCTGCGGCACCGCCGCGAAGACCGCGTACGCGGCGGCCAAGGCGAACCCGGCGATCTATGCCCCGGCCAGCGACAGCACCGGCGGCGGCGCGTACGACGACACCAACGTCAGCGACGAGTTCTACTGGGCCGCGGCCGAGCTGTGGCTGACCACCGGCGACAAGGCGTACCTGGCCGACGTCACCGGCTCGCCGCTGCACACCGCCGACGTGTTCGCCCCGAACGGCGCGTTCGGCTGGCAGAGCGTCGCCGCGCTGGGCCGCATGGACCTGGCCACCGTGCCGAACACGCTGCCGGCCGCGGAGAAGACCCGCATCCGCGAGTCGATCACCGCCGCCGCCGACAGCTACCTGGCCACGATCGCCGGCCAGGCGTACGGGCTGCCGTTCCCGGGCAGCGCCGACGCGTACGTCTGGGGCAGCAACAGCAACCTGGTGAACAACGCGATCGTGCTGGCCACCGCGTTCGACCTGAGCCGGGACGCGAAGTACCGGGACGGCGCGGTGCAGGCCGCCGACTACCTGTTCGGCCGCAACGCGCTGAACATGTCGTACGTGACCGGGTGGGGCGAGCAGCACGCCCGCAACCAGCACAGCCGGATCTTCGGCCACCAGCTGAACCCGGACCTGCCGCGCCCGCCGGCCGGTTCGCTCGCCGGTGGTCCGAACGCCGCCCTGCAGGACCCGTTCGCGGCGAGCCTGCTCGCCGGGTGCGCGCCGATGTTCTGCTTCGTCGACGACATCAACTCGTACGCGACGAACGAGGTGGCGATCAACTGGAACTCGGCGCTGGCCTGGCTCGCGTCGTTCCTGGCCGACCAGGGTGACGCGGGCGCGGTCCCGGCGCCGTCCTGTGCGGTCACCTACACCACGCACGGGAGCTGGCCGTCCGGCTTCACCACCCAGGTGACGGTGCGCAACACCGGCACCACGGCGGTGAACGGGTGGAGCCTGCGCTGGGCGTTCCTCGGCGACCAGAAGGTGGACCACGCGTGGTCGGCGCAGCTCGGCCAGAGCGGCGCCACCGTCACCGCGAAGAACATGTCCTGGAACGCGAAGCTGGCGCCGGGCGCGTCCACCACGTTCGGCTTCAACGGCACCGCCTCCCGGTTCCCCAACCCGGATCCGGGGCTGGTCACCCTGAACGGCAAGGCCTGCACGGTCTCCTGA
- a CDS encoding multidrug efflux SMR transporter: MAYLFLLGAITAEVIGTSLLKATDGFTRLWPTLGLAVAYLSAFGLLSLAVKDIPVGVAYAVWSGLGTAAIMAIGAAFLGEPLSVTKVVGAGLVIAGVVVLNLGGAH, from the coding sequence ATGGCGTACCTGTTCCTGCTCGGCGCGATCACCGCCGAGGTGATCGGCACCAGTCTGCTCAAGGCCACCGACGGCTTCACCCGCCTCTGGCCGACGCTCGGCCTCGCCGTGGCGTACCTGTCCGCGTTCGGGCTGCTCTCGCTGGCCGTGAAGGACATCCCGGTCGGTGTCGCGTACGCGGTCTGGTCCGGCCTCGGCACCGCCGCCATCATGGCAATCGGCGCGGCGTTCCTCGGTGAGCCGCTGAGCGTGACGAAGGTGGTCGGGGCGGGACTGGTCATCGCCGGGGTGGTGGTGCTCAACCTCGGCGGCGCGCACTGA
- a CDS encoding SigB/SigF/SigG family RNA polymerase sigma factor, whose protein sequence is MSAPTISAPATAPAGSAKLDPRSLTDSAADLLDAMAALPADHPSRPALRDRAIEAWLPLANHLAHRYSGRGEPNDDLAQTAAIGLIKAIDKFDPSRGVDFAGYAIPTIIGELKRHFRDRTWDIRVPRRLQELRLAISDANSTLLQTLGRSPTVADIATHLKLTEEEVLEGLEGARAYNAVSLSTPTGDGERATELGDMLGGEDGEFELAEMRVALGPALATLDQREQKILTLRFYGNLTQSQIAEQIGVSQMHVSRLLARALTKLRGQLDGTY, encoded by the coding sequence ATGAGCGCTCCCACGATCAGCGCCCCGGCGACCGCGCCGGCCGGCTCCGCGAAGCTCGACCCCCGCTCGCTCACCGACAGCGCCGCCGACCTGCTCGACGCGATGGCCGCGCTGCCCGCCGACCACCCGTCGCGGCCCGCGCTGCGCGACCGCGCCATCGAGGCGTGGCTGCCGCTGGCGAACCACCTGGCCCACCGCTACAGCGGCCGAGGCGAGCCCAACGACGACCTGGCGCAGACCGCGGCGATCGGCCTGATCAAGGCGATCGACAAGTTCGACCCGTCGCGCGGCGTCGACTTCGCCGGCTACGCCATCCCCACCATCATCGGCGAGCTGAAGCGCCACTTCCGCGACCGCACCTGGGACATCCGGGTCCCGCGCCGCCTCCAGGAACTGCGCCTGGCGATCTCCGACGCCAACAGCACGCTGCTCCAGACGCTCGGCCGTTCGCCGACGGTCGCCGACATCGCCACCCACCTCAAGCTCACCGAGGAAGAGGTGCTGGAGGGCCTGGAGGGCGCCCGCGCCTACAACGCGGTGTCGCTGTCCACCCCGACCGGCGACGGCGAGCGGGCCACCGAGCTGGGCGACATGCTCGGCGGCGAGGACGGCGAGTTCGAGCTGGCCGAGATGCGTGTCGCCCTCGGCCCGGCGCTCGCCACGCTCGACCAGCGCGAGCAGAAGATCCTCACGCTGCGCTTCTACGGCAACCTGACCCAGTCGCAGATCGCCGAGCAGATCGGCGTCTCGCAGATGCACGTGTCCCGGCTGCTGGCCCGGGCCCTGACCAAGCTGCGCGGTCAGCTCGACGGAACGTACTAG
- the hrpB gene encoding ATP-dependent helicase HrpB codes for MLADLPLDLPVRPVLPALVDALRERGAAVLVAPPGTGKTTTAPLAVADAVTGRVVIAQPRRVAARAAAHRMATLLGERVGDRIGYAVRGERRVGPRTRVEVVTTGLLVRRLHHDPELPGVDAVVLDECHERHLDADLALAFSVEARATLRPDLWLLAMSATPRTDRFAALLGAGDPAPVVRAEAALHPVERVWAPPPRPVTPPGAGRVDPALLDHVAATVRRALRERDGDVLVFLPGAGEIGAVARRLADLREVAVLPLHGRLPGPAQDAALTPAAGRRVVLATAVAESSLTVPGVRVVVDAGLSRVPRTDLARGLGALVTVPVSRAGATQRAGRAGREAPGAVYRCWSEAAHERLAPQPEPEIATADLTGFALELAAWGTPDGTGLALPDPPPPAALTVARETLTTLGAVDHDGRITARGRAVAAAGTHPRLARALLDGAPRVGADRAAQVVAILGEDTLGGTGDDLPARWRRLRDGTDPAATARWRTEVRRLRAALPADGAERERLPDDLAAGLLAGLAYPERLARARRPGASAYLMAGGTAAELAPGSGLAGSAWLAVAVADRSPGAPAARVRLAAPIDEATAREAGAALLDTGREVAWSGGDVVAREVVRLGAVELVDRPLTAPEPELVAAALLDGLRQEGTGLLRWTPEATALRHRLAFCRQALGDDWPDVSDVALLAEAPAWLGPELARARRRADLHRVDVTAALRRLLDWRQAARLDELAPERVEVPSGSRIRVDYADPAAPVLAVKLQETFGWRDVPRIAGGRVPVLLHLLSPAGRPVAVTADLASFWRTGYPQVRSELRGRYPRHPWPEDPTTAEPTRRAAPRRR; via the coding sequence GTGCTCGCCGACCTCCCGCTCGACCTGCCGGTCCGCCCGGTCCTGCCGGCGCTCGTCGACGCGCTGCGCGAGCGCGGCGCCGCCGTCCTGGTGGCGCCGCCGGGCACCGGCAAGACCACCACCGCGCCGCTCGCGGTCGCCGACGCGGTCACCGGCCGCGTGGTGATCGCCCAGCCCCGGCGGGTGGCCGCCCGCGCCGCCGCACACCGGATGGCCACCCTGCTCGGCGAGCGGGTCGGCGACCGGATCGGGTACGCGGTTCGCGGCGAGCGCCGGGTCGGCCCGCGTACCCGCGTCGAGGTGGTCACCACCGGTCTGCTGGTCCGCCGTCTGCACCACGACCCGGAGCTGCCCGGCGTGGACGCGGTAGTGCTCGACGAGTGCCACGAGCGGCACCTCGACGCCGACCTGGCGCTGGCGTTCAGCGTCGAGGCCCGCGCGACGCTGCGCCCGGACCTGTGGCTGCTGGCGATGTCGGCCACCCCGCGGACGGACCGGTTCGCCGCGCTGCTCGGCGCCGGCGACCCCGCCCCCGTGGTACGCGCCGAGGCCGCGCTGCATCCGGTCGAGCGGGTGTGGGCGCCGCCGCCGCGCCCGGTGACGCCGCCCGGCGCGGGCCGGGTCGACCCGGCGCTGCTCGACCACGTGGCCGCCACGGTCCGCCGGGCGCTGCGCGAACGCGACGGTGACGTGCTGGTCTTCCTGCCCGGCGCGGGCGAGATCGGCGCCGTCGCGCGCCGCCTGGCCGACCTGCGCGAGGTCGCGGTACTGCCCCTGCACGGCCGGCTGCCCGGGCCCGCCCAGGACGCGGCGCTCACCCCGGCCGCCGGACGGCGCGTGGTGCTCGCGACGGCGGTGGCGGAGAGCAGCCTGACCGTCCCCGGGGTCCGGGTGGTGGTGGACGCCGGACTGAGCCGGGTGCCCCGCACCGACCTGGCCCGAGGGCTGGGCGCGCTGGTCACGGTGCCGGTGTCGCGGGCCGGGGCCACCCAGCGGGCCGGCCGGGCCGGGCGGGAGGCGCCCGGCGCGGTCTACCGCTGCTGGTCGGAGGCGGCACACGAACGGCTCGCCCCGCAGCCCGAACCGGAGATCGCCACCGCCGACCTGACCGGGTTCGCGCTGGAGCTGGCGGCCTGGGGCACGCCGGACGGCACCGGGCTGGCGCTGCCCGACCCACCGCCACCGGCCGCGCTCACGGTGGCGCGGGAGACGCTGACCACGCTCGGCGCGGTGGACCACGACGGCCGGATCACCGCGCGGGGGCGGGCGGTAGCGGCGGCGGGCACACATCCCCGGCTGGCGCGGGCGCTGCTGGACGGCGCACCCCGGGTCGGTGCCGACCGGGCCGCCCAGGTGGTGGCGATCCTCGGCGAGGACACGCTGGGCGGGACCGGGGACGACCTGCCCGCCCGCTGGCGGCGGCTGCGCGACGGCACCGACCCGGCCGCCACCGCGCGCTGGCGCACCGAGGTACGCCGCCTGCGCGCCGCCCTGCCCGCCGACGGCGCCGAGCGGGAGCGCCTGCCCGACGATCTGGCCGCGGGGCTGCTCGCCGGGCTCGCGTACCCGGAACGGCTGGCCCGGGCGCGGCGGCCGGGCGCGTCCGCGTACCTGATGGCCGGCGGCACCGCGGCGGAGCTGGCGCCCGGGTCGGGGCTGGCCGGGTCGGCGTGGCTGGCCGTCGCGGTGGCCGACCGCTCCCCCGGCGCGCCTGCCGCCCGGGTGCGGCTGGCCGCGCCGATCGACGAGGCGACCGCCCGGGAGGCCGGGGCCGCGCTGCTGGACACCGGGCGGGAGGTGGCCTGGTCCGGCGGGGACGTGGTGGCCCGCGAGGTGGTCCGACTCGGCGCTGTCGAGCTGGTCGACCGGCCGCTGACCGCGCCGGAACCGGAGCTGGTCGCGGCGGCGCTGCTGGACGGGCTGCGGCAGGAAGGGACGGGACTGCTGCGGTGGACGCCCGAGGCGACCGCGCTGCGCCACCGGCTGGCGTTCTGCCGCCAGGCGCTCGGTGACGACTGGCCGGACGTTTCCGACGTGGCCCTGCTCGCCGAAGCGCCGGCCTGGCTCGGCCCGGAGCTGGCCCGCGCCCGGCGCCGGGCCGACCTGCACCGGGTGGACGTGACGGCGGCGCTGCGGCGGCTGCTGGACTGGCGGCAGGCGGCGCGGCTGGACGAGCTGGCCCCGGAGCGGGTCGAGGTGCCCAGCGGCTCGCGGATCCGGGTGGACTACGCCGACCCGGCCGCCCCGGTGCTGGCGGTCAAGCTGCAGGAGACGTTCGGCTGGCGGGACGTGCCGCGCATCGCCGGCGGGCGGGTGCCGGTGCTGCTGCACCTGCTCTCCCCCGCGGGACGGCCGGTGGCGGTCACCGCGGACCTGGCGTCGTTCTGGCGCACCGGCTATCCGCAGGTGCGCTCGGAGTTGCGCGGACGCTACCCGCGCCATCCCTGGCCGGAGGACCCGACCACGGCCGAGCCGACCCGGAGGGCTGCGCCGCGCCGGCGGTGA
- a CDS encoding DinB family protein, whose protein sequence is MPASVTALLRRQFDLTWALAEYHLDRLEPADFLWEPAALCWTMRRDPAGGWSPDWADTEPDPVPVPTIAWLTWHIGWWWSVAADHVRQRPARERDDIRWPGPGDDTLAWLRELRTEWAGALDALTADDLDRPSAYPWPSDAGFTVADLAAWVNAELMKNVAEIGQLRLLRAAGLPA, encoded by the coding sequence GTGCCCGCCTCCGTGACCGCCCTGCTGCGCCGGCAGTTCGACCTGACCTGGGCGCTTGCCGAGTACCACCTCGACCGGCTGGAGCCGGCGGACTTCCTCTGGGAGCCGGCCGCACTCTGCTGGACGATGCGCCGGGACCCGGCGGGCGGGTGGAGCCCGGACTGGGCCGACACCGAGCCGGATCCGGTGCCGGTGCCCACGATCGCCTGGCTCACCTGGCACATCGGCTGGTGGTGGTCGGTCGCCGCCGACCACGTGCGGCAGCGGCCGGCGCGGGAACGCGACGATATCCGCTGGCCCGGGCCGGGGGACGACACGCTCGCCTGGCTGCGGGAGCTGCGGACGGAGTGGGCGGGCGCGCTGGACGCGCTGACCGCTGACGACCTGGACCGGCCGTCCGCGTACCCCTGGCCCTCCGACGCGGGGTTCACCGTCGCGGACCTGGCCGCGTGGGTGAACGCCGAGCTGATGAAGAACGTGGCCGAGATCGGGCAGCTCCGGCTGCTGCGCGCGGCGGGGCTGCCGGCCTGA
- a CDS encoding protein phosphatase 2C domain-containing protein, whose product MTLKLRSVGASDRGLIRSGNQDAQHAGAWLVAVADGMGGMAAGDLASRIAIDAIAPLDVETPEHALVAALQGGIEVATAQIRRAVEEDPERQGMGTTLTALLFARTGSCLALAHVGDSRAYLYREGVLKQVTRDDTFVQMLVDQGVITAEQASSHPRRAVVTQALQGDEVSPSYATMVPRAGDRWLLCSDGLSNVVRADTLTEVLSEQPERDACAARLIDLALRAGGPDNITVVIADVVEE is encoded by the coding sequence ATGACCCTGAAGCTTCGTTCCGTCGGAGCGAGCGACCGTGGGCTGATCCGCAGCGGTAACCAGGACGCGCAGCACGCGGGTGCCTGGCTGGTCGCGGTCGCCGACGGCATGGGCGGCATGGCGGCCGGCGACCTGGCCAGCCGCATCGCCATCGACGCGATCGCCCCGCTGGACGTGGAGACGCCGGAACACGCGCTCGTCGCCGCGCTCCAGGGCGGGATCGAAGTGGCCACCGCGCAGATCCGCCGGGCCGTCGAGGAGGACCCGGAACGCCAGGGCATGGGCACCACGCTCACCGCGCTGCTGTTCGCCCGCACCGGCAGCTGCCTCGCGCTGGCGCACGTCGGCGACTCCCGGGCCTACCTCTACCGCGAGGGCGTGCTCAAGCAGGTCACCCGCGACGACACGTTCGTGCAGATGCTCGTCGACCAGGGCGTCATCACCGCCGAGCAGGCCAGCAGCCACCCCCGGCGGGCGGTGGTGACCCAGGCGTTGCAGGGCGACGAGGTGTCGCCGTCGTACGCCACGATGGTGCCCCGGGCCGGCGACCGCTGGCTGCTGTGCAGCGACGGCCTCTCCAACGTGGTCCGCGCCGACACGCTCACCGAGGTGCTCAGCGAGCAGCCGGAACGCGACGCCTGCGCGGCCCGGCTGATCGACCTGGCGTTGCGCGCCGGCGGCCCGGACAACATCACCGTCGTGATCGCCGACGTCGTCGAGGAGTAG